The following are from one region of the Acidobacteriota bacterium genome:
- a CDS encoding ThiF family adenylyltransferase: MKQKRERVASEDRYSRQILFEGIGEEGQARLAQSKVVIIGCGALGAVQAETLARAGIGHLVLVDRDFVEESNLQRQIMFEESDALNRLPKAVAAASRIARVNSDIEVEPVIADVNFENIEEIIAGASLVLDGTDNFETRFLINDACVKSKTPWVYGAAVGSYGLTMTIVPGESPCLRCVLEAVPEPGSGPTCDTAGVIMPIVTTIASIQAAEALKLLTGQMDKLHRSLIRIDLWDFQFNRLDLSSFDAGDQCPVCCLAKFEFLRGAGRQVTTTLCGRNAVQIARVGAGAIDFAALAERLKSAGEVAFNDFLLRFRVEGYDITVFRDARSIIRGTTDPAVARGLYARYIGA; encoded by the coding sequence ATGAAACAAAAAAGAGAACGAGTGGCAAGCGAAGACAGATACTCCAGGCAAATTCTTTTCGAAGGCATCGGCGAAGAAGGCCAGGCTCGTCTTGCTCAATCGAAGGTCGTCATCATCGGCTGCGGCGCGCTCGGCGCGGTTCAAGCAGAAACGCTCGCCCGCGCCGGCATTGGCCATCTGGTTCTGGTCGACCGCGACTTCGTCGAAGAGTCAAACCTTCAGCGCCAGATCATGTTCGAAGAAAGCGACGCGCTGAACCGCTTACCTAAGGCAGTCGCGGCGGCATCGCGAATTGCCCGCGTCAACTCGGACATCGAAGTCGAGCCCGTGATCGCCGACGTGAACTTCGAGAACATCGAAGAAATCATCGCGGGCGCGAGCCTCGTCCTGGATGGGACCGACAACTTCGAAACACGCTTCTTGATAAACGACGCGTGCGTCAAGTCTAAAACACCGTGGGTGTATGGCGCGGCCGTCGGGTCTTACGGATTGACGATGACGATCGTGCCGGGCGAGTCGCCTTGCCTGCGCTGCGTGCTCGAAGCAGTGCCCGAGCCGGGCTCGGGCCCGACGTGCGACACCGCCGGTGTGATAATGCCGATCGTGACAACGATCGCCTCGATTCAGGCTGCCGAAGCGCTCAAGCTGCTCACGGGTCAGATGGACAAGCTTCATCGCTCGTTGATACGCATCGACCTTTGGGATTTTCAGTTCAACAGACTCGACCTATCGAGCTTCGACGCCGGTGACCAGTGCCCCGTTTGCTGTCTGGCCAAGTTCGAGTTCTTACGCGGCGCCGGCCGGCAGGTAACGACGACACTTTGCGGACGCAACGCTGTTCAGATAGCGCGGGTGGGCGCGGGAGCGATCGACTTCGCAGCTCTTGCCGAGCGTTTGAAGTCAGCCGGTGAAGTTGCTTTCAATGATTTCTTGCTGAGGTTTCGAGTTGAGGGCTACGACATCACGGTGTTCCGGGATGCTCGCAGCATTATTCGAGGAACCACCGATCCAGCAGTGGCGCGCGGGTTATATGCGCGGTACATCGGAGCATAG
- the smpB gene encoding SsrA-binding protein SmpB → MAIEKVVATNREAYHNFHILETHECGVALTGTEVKSAREGRCNLKDGYAQIRKQEAWLMNVHISPYSHGNRDNHEPTRARKLLLHRAEIDKLAGKVQEKGLTLVPTKMYLKDGRIKIELAVAKGKKLYDKRETEKRREADREARAMMKERSR, encoded by the coding sequence ATGGCGATTGAAAAAGTGGTGGCGACCAATCGAGAGGCCTATCACAACTTCCACATACTCGAGACTCACGAATGCGGCGTCGCGCTTACGGGCACGGAAGTGAAATCGGCTCGCGAGGGACGCTGCAACCTGAAGGACGGGTATGCACAGATACGCAAGCAGGAGGCCTGGTTGATGAACGTGCACATCAGCCCGTACAGTCACGGCAATCGCGACAATCACGAGCCGACGCGCGCGCGAAAGCTGCTGCTGCACCGGGCCGAGATAGACAAGCTCGCGGGCAAGGTCCAGGAGAAGGGCCTCACGCTGGTTCCGACGAAGATGTATTTGAAGGACGGGCGCATCAAGATCGAGCTGGCCGTCGCCAAAGGAAAAAAGCTTTACGACAAGCGCGAAACCGAAAAGCGGCGTGAAGCCGACCGAGAGGCCCGCGCAATGATGAAGGAAAGGAGCCGTTGA
- a CDS encoding leucyl aminopeptidase encodes MEVRAEFAKFYDVEADALVVTIYEGEKADEGALKELDERTDGIVNQILGTDEMRGKQGDMVYVHRPGKLRAGRLLLIGAGKREDFSVNTIRKVTGSAARFLRGKGARSMAVLRRSQLDIGNSAQAAVEGVLLGLFEPDMYKTENKEERRIDELVLVAAMAGSEEALASGVERGRIIGEAVNLARELSNEPSSTLTPSELAERAKETASKFGLDIDVLDEARMKELGMGALLGVARGSDEPAKLIVLRYTPGESEPAGDEADLIAIVGKGITFDSGGISIKPAEGMEKMKYDMSGAAATLAAMRAIAQLKPRVNVIGLMPTTENMPSGRAYKPGDVLRAMSGKTIEVINTDAEGRLILADAISYARKLGATKIIDLATLTGAVSIALGTINVAILGNNQLLVDEVRAAAREVGERFWQLPMDDDYREMIKSDIADIKNSAGRNAGTITAAYFLHEFAEDTPWVHLDIAGTAWENDRKPYMAKGPTGVAIRTLINYVCNHAARKG; translated from the coding sequence ATGGAAGTAAGAGCTGAGTTTGCGAAATTCTACGACGTCGAAGCCGACGCCCTGGTTGTTACGATCTACGAAGGCGAGAAGGCGGACGAAGGCGCGCTCAAAGAGCTGGACGAGCGCACAGACGGAATCGTCAACCAGATACTGGGCACCGACGAGATGCGTGGCAAGCAGGGTGACATGGTCTACGTTCATCGTCCGGGAAAACTCCGGGCCGGGCGACTGCTGCTGATTGGGGCGGGCAAACGCGAAGATTTCTCGGTGAACACAATTCGCAAAGTGACCGGTTCGGCCGCGCGGTTTCTACGCGGTAAGGGCGCGCGCTCGATGGCCGTTCTTCGCCGTTCTCAACTCGATATTGGCAACAGCGCTCAGGCTGCTGTCGAAGGGGTTTTGCTGGGATTGTTCGAACCCGATATGTACAAGACCGAGAACAAGGAAGAGCGCAGGATCGATGAGTTGGTTCTCGTTGCTGCAATGGCGGGTTCGGAAGAGGCGCTTGCCAGCGGGGTCGAACGCGGGCGGATCATCGGCGAAGCGGTCAACCTGGCGCGCGAGCTTTCAAACGAGCCAAGCTCGACTCTGACGCCGTCCGAGCTCGCCGAGCGCGCCAAGGAAACAGCAAGCAAGTTCGGGCTCGACATCGACGTGCTCGACGAAGCAAGAATGAAAGAGCTTGGCATGGGCGCCCTGTTGGGAGTCGCCCGGGGGTCTGATGAGCCGGCAAAGTTGATCGTGCTTCGCTACACGCCCGGCGAATCGGAGCCCGCAGGCGATGAGGCTGACCTGATCGCGATCGTTGGAAAAGGGATAACCTTCGACTCCGGGGGCATCTCGATCAAGCCCGCAGAGGGCATGGAGAAGATGAAGTACGACATGTCGGGCGCGGCGGCTACCCTGGCGGCCATGCGGGCGATCGCGCAGCTCAAGCCGCGCGTGAACGTAATCGGCCTGATGCCGACGACCGAGAACATGCCGTCCGGCCGTGCTTATAAGCCGGGCGACGTGCTGCGCGCAATGAGCGGAAAGACTATCGAAGTGATCAACACCGACGCCGAAGGCCGGTTGATTTTGGCGGACGCGATCAGCTACGCGCGCAAGCTCGGCGCGACGAAGATAATCGATCTGGCGACTCTGACCGGAGCGGTATCGATCGCGCTCGGCACAATTAATGTTGCCATACTTGGTAACAACCAGTTGTTGGTGGACGAAGTACGGGCGGCTGCTCGCGAAGTCGGCGAGCGCTTCTGGCAATTGCCGATGGACGACGACTATCGCGAAATGATCAAGAGCGACATCGCCGATATTAAGAACTCCGCGGGGCGCAACGCCGGCACGATCACCGCCGCATACTTCCTACACGAGTTCGCCGAGGACACACCCTGGGTGCACCTGGACATCGCCGGCACCGCGTGGGAGAACGACCGCAAGCCCTATATGGCGAAAGGCCCGACGGGCGTTGCGATCCGCACACTGATTAACTACGTCTGCAACCACGCAGCCAGGAAGGGATAG
- a CDS encoding pyridoxal-phosphate dependent enzyme, with amino-acid sequence MDYSENILGLIGNTPLVKLNKLTKGLDAIVLAKMESLNPGGSVKDRIGVSMIDAAERDGRLKPGGTVVEATSGNTGIGVALVCAVRGYKAVFVMTDKCSVEKVRYLKALGSDVVVVPVAAKPDAPDHYVNTARRIAQETPNSLFVFQYANPANPEAHYRTTGPELWEQTQGRITHLVVGLGTGGTISGTGRYLKEKNPKIRIIGADPYGSVFKTYKETGKLMQATPYLVEGIGQEIIPENVHFKYIDQIINVTDKDSFQMARRLGREEGIFCGGSTGTNAVAALQVARDLSKDDVVVFLVADTGERYLSKFHSDEWMKEKRMLGVDKMTVGLINQLKSDEATPHLVSVAPDHKVADALQMMKAYGLSQLPVLEEGKSVGSLREGRLMAKLLDNRDLMQSPVSEVMDRALPVVNEDISVQTAVKYLKSSPALLVEEYGRIVGIVTRQDVLDVQG; translated from the coding sequence ATGGACTATTCAGAGAACATACTTGGCCTCATTGGAAACACTCCTCTCGTAAAGCTGAACAAGCTGACGAAAGGCCTTGACGCGATCGTGCTCGCGAAAATGGAATCGCTCAATCCGGGAGGCTCGGTCAAGGATCGCATCGGTGTATCGATGATCGACGCAGCCGAACGCGACGGCCGTCTCAAGCCTGGCGGCACCGTCGTCGAGGCAACCAGCGGCAACACCGGCATCGGCGTCGCGCTGGTCTGCGCAGTCCGCGGTTACAAGGCCGTCTTCGTGATGACCGACAAATGCTCGGTCGAAAAAGTCCGCTACTTGAAGGCGCTTGGCTCGGATGTTGTCGTCGTTCCCGTGGCGGCAAAGCCCGACGCGCCCGATCACTACGTCAACACCGCCCGGAGGATCGCACAGGAAACGCCCAACTCGCTGTTCGTGTTTCAATACGCCAATCCTGCAAATCCCGAAGCTCACTACCGGACGACAGGGCCGGAACTCTGGGAACAAACTCAGGGCCGAATCACTCACCTTGTCGTGGGCCTCGGCACGGGCGGGACGATCAGCGGAACTGGCCGTTATCTAAAAGAGAAGAACCCGAAGATTCGCATCATCGGCGCTGATCCTTATGGCTCGGTGTTTAAGACCTACAAGGAAACCGGCAAGCTTATGCAGGCCACGCCTTACCTGGTCGAAGGCATCGGCCAGGAGATCATTCCGGAAAACGTCCACTTCAAGTACATCGACCAGATCATCAACGTCACCGACAAGGACTCGTTTCAGATGGCGCGCCGGCTGGGCCGTGAAGAAGGGATCTTCTGCGGCGGATCGACCGGAACGAACGCCGTAGCCGCCCTTCAAGTCGCGCGAGATCTCAGCAAAGATGACGTCGTTGTTTTCCTCGTCGCCGACACCGGAGAAAGGTATCTCTCGAAGTTCCACTCCGACGAGTGGATGAAAGAGAAGCGCATGTTGGGCGTCGACAAGATGACCGTCGGTTTGATCAACCAGCTCAAGTCGGATGAAGCGACTCCGCACCTCGTCTCGGTCGCCCCGGATCATAAGGTTGCCGATGCGCTTCAGATGATGAAGGCGTACGGCCTCTCACAACTGCCGGTGCTCGAGGAGGGCAAATCGGTAGGCAGCTTGCGTGAAGGAAGGCTCATGGCAAAGCTTCTCGATAACCGCGACCTCATGCAGTCGCCGGTGTCCGAGGTTATGGACCGGGCCTTGCCCGTCGTCAACGAAGACATAAGCGTCCAGACCGCGGTGAAGTATTTGAAAAGCTCGCCCGCTTTGCTTGTCGAAGAGTACGGCCGCATTGTCGGTATAGTCACGCGCCAGGATGTACTCGACGTTCAAGGTTGA
- a CDS encoding cysteine synthase family protein, whose product MEAWELVGNTPLLRLRNIAPPSRNVEIYAKAEWFNPGGSVKDRPALNMILDGERAGRLTPGKIILDATSGNTGIAYAWIGAARGYKVKLALPQNASEERKRILTSYGAELVLTSPLEGSDGAIREARQLYAENPDLYFYPDQYNNPANWQSHYETTALEIWQQTSESVTHFIAGLGTSGTFVGTSRRLKELNPEIKAISFQPDSPFHGLEGLKHMESAIVPGIYDPTIADESYEIGTEQAHDLTRRLAKREGLLVGVSSGAALACALKVAQKIEAGVIVTVFPDAGDKYLSERFWDEH is encoded by the coding sequence ATGGAGGCGTGGGAGCTTGTCGGCAACACTCCCCTGCTCAGGCTTCGGAACATCGCACCTCCGTCTCGCAACGTCGAGATTTACGCGAAGGCTGAATGGTTCAACCCCGGTGGCTCCGTCAAAGATCGTCCCGCACTCAATATGATCTTGGATGGCGAACGCGCAGGGAGACTGACTCCGGGGAAGATCATTCTCGATGCAACTTCGGGCAACACGGGCATAGCTTACGCATGGATCGGAGCGGCGCGCGGCTACAAGGTGAAGCTCGCATTGCCTCAGAACGCGAGCGAAGAACGCAAACGGATCTTGACGAGCTATGGTGCGGAGCTTGTGTTGACCAGTCCGCTTGAAGGCTCGGATGGGGCGATTCGAGAAGCGCGCCAGCTTTACGCTGAGAACCCGGATCTCTACTTCTATCCTGATCAATACAACAACCCGGCGAACTGGCAATCTCACTACGAGACAACCGCGCTCGAAATCTGGCAACAGACCTCAGAAAGCGTCACGCACTTCATCGCGGGTCTGGGCACCAGCGGGACTTTCGTGGGCACTTCGCGACGTTTGAAAGAGCTGAACCCCGAGATCAAAGCGATATCGTTTCAGCCGGACTCGCCTTTTCACGGGCTCGAGGGGCTGAAGCACATGGAGTCGGCGATCGTGCCGGGTATCTATGATCCGACGATTGCGGATGAGAGCTACGAGATCGGCACTGAGCAAGCGCACGATCTCACGCGGCGGCTCGCCAAGCGAGAAGGGTTGCTGGTTGGAGTGTCGTCCGGTGCAGCTCTCGCGTGTGCGCTCAAGGTCGCGCAGAAGATCGAGGCGGGGGTGATCGTAACGGTGTTCCCGGATGCAGGGGACAAGTATCTGAGTGAGCGCTTCTGGGATGAGCATTAG
- a CDS encoding cysteine hydrolase family protein produces the protein MSRDTALLVIDVQVGIIEGFHAYRGREVLEQINKLLSKARASNMPIIYIQHDGEAGHPLEAGTDGWQIHAEIKHHKENLIIRKRASDSFFETTLQRELEARGIKHLIVAGCMTEYCVDTTSRRAVSMGYDVTLVSDAHTTIDNKLLTAAQIRAHHNALLDGFDAGSHAVTVKPADEVTFETKD, from the coding sequence ATGAGCAGAGACACCGCACTATTGGTCATCGACGTGCAAGTCGGCATCATCGAAGGTTTCCACGCCTACCGAGGGCGCGAGGTGCTTGAGCAGATCAACAAGTTGCTATCGAAAGCTCGCGCTTCGAACATGCCGATCATCTACATTCAGCATGATGGCGAAGCGGGCCATCCGCTTGAAGCAGGTACTGACGGCTGGCAGATTCATGCCGAGATCAAGCATCACAAAGAAAACCTCATCATCCGCAAGCGCGCGTCTGATTCTTTCTTTGAGACGACGCTTCAACGCGAGCTTGAAGCGAGAGGCATCAAGCATCTGATCGTCGCCGGGTGCATGACTGAATACTGCGTGGATACGACTTCTCGTCGCGCAGTCAGCATGGGCTACGATGTGACTCTGGTCAGTGACGCTCACACGACGATCGACAACAAGCTGCTCACCGCCGCGCAGATCAGAGCGCATCACAACGCGTTGCTGGATGGCTTCGACGCGGGCTCGCACGCGGTCACCGTGAAGCCCGCTGATGAAGTGACTTTCGAAACCAAGGACTAA
- a CDS encoding M67 family metallopeptidase — MAIKVNSEHLDQIRKHGEKTYPHECCGFLLGTREGETNVLGEVHAAENERQESRETRYLITPEQSNRADGYARARGLGVIGYYHSHPDHPAAPSGYDLDHSCWPGESYIIVAVEQGKSAALNSFTKPDYTHFEQEEILVEEAV, encoded by the coding sequence GTGGCGATCAAAGTTAATTCAGAACACCTGGATCAAATAAGGAAGCATGGCGAGAAGACGTACCCGCACGAATGCTGCGGGTTTCTGCTCGGCACACGCGAGGGCGAAACGAACGTTCTCGGTGAAGTCCACGCCGCCGAGAACGAACGTCAGGAGTCTCGTGAGACCCGCTACCTGATCACGCCCGAGCAATCCAATCGCGCCGATGGGTACGCGCGAGCCCGCGGGCTCGGTGTCATCGGCTACTATCACTCTCATCCCGATCATCCGGCTGCGCCGTCGGGCTACGATCTTGATCATTCGTGCTGGCCCGGCGAGTCTTACATCATCGTCGCGGTCGAGCAAGGAAAGTCAGCCGCGCTGAATTCGTTCACAAAGCCCGACTACACGCACTTCGAGCAAGAAGAGATACTGGTCGAAGAAGCAGTTTAG
- the moeB gene encoding molybdopterin-synthase adenylyltransferase MoeB codes for MAVNILIPTALRNFAGGSDTVAVEANTVGGALDALTSKYPDLKKHLYSEEGQLRHFVNIYVNDEDIRYAEKGATPIKDGDSLSIVPSIAGGVAVIEEGAANAVELDRDEILRYSRHLIMPEVALEGQKKLKAAKVLCIGAGGLGSPLALYLAAAGVGRMGIVDFDVVDFTNLQRQIIHSTANVGRSKLDSAKERIAEINPYVRVDTYEVALTSENALELFSGYDIIVDGTDNFPTRYLVNDACVLMGKPNVYGSIFRFEGQATVFYAKEGPCYRCLYPEPPPPGLVPSCAEGGVLGVLPGIIGVIQAIETVKLILGKGDSLIGRLMLFDALKMKFRELKLRKNPECPICGVNPTIHALIDYNEFCGVTHQPQVEVGADFEITPVELKAKMDGGEDFVLVDVREPEEYAICRIPGAKLIPKATVPERLHELSTADEIVVHCRSGVRSGQVVELMKQAGYRKVKNLVGGILRWSDDVDPTVPKY; via the coding sequence ATGGCAGTGAATATTCTGATCCCGACCGCGCTGCGCAACTTCGCCGGCGGCAGCGATACGGTGGCGGTCGAGGCCAACACAGTTGGCGGCGCCCTCGACGCGTTGACCAGCAAGTATCCCGACCTTAAGAAGCACCTCTACAGCGAGGAAGGACAACTGCGGCACTTCGTCAACATCTACGTCAACGACGAAGACATTCGCTACGCGGAGAAGGGCGCGACGCCGATCAAGGACGGCGACTCCTTGAGCATAGTGCCGTCGATTGCCGGAGGTGTGGCGGTGATCGAAGAAGGAGCCGCGAACGCGGTCGAGCTGGATCGCGATGAGATACTGCGCTACAGCCGGCACTTAATCATGCCCGAGGTCGCCTTGGAAGGGCAGAAGAAGCTCAAGGCCGCGAAGGTGCTGTGCATAGGCGCAGGCGGACTCGGCTCGCCGCTTGCGCTGTATCTGGCTGCCGCAGGAGTTGGGCGCATGGGCATCGTCGATTTCGACGTGGTCGATTTCACCAATCTTCAGAGGCAGATCATCCATTCAACAGCGAACGTCGGCCGGTCGAAGCTCGACTCCGCGAAGGAGCGGATCGCCGAAATCAATCCTTACGTGCGAGTGGATACCTACGAGGTAGCGCTCACCTCCGAGAACGCGTTGGAGCTTTTTTCAGGCTACGACATCATCGTCGATGGCACCGATAACTTTCCGACACGTTATCTCGTCAACGACGCTTGTGTGCTCATGGGCAAGCCGAATGTGTACGGCTCAATCTTCCGGTTCGAAGGTCAGGCGACGGTGTTCTACGCTAAGGAAGGCCCCTGCTATCGCTGTTTGTATCCCGAGCCGCCTCCGCCGGGGCTTGTGCCGAGCTGCGCCGAAGGCGGCGTGCTCGGAGTGTTGCCGGGCATTATCGGTGTGATTCAAGCGATCGAAACAGTCAAGCTCATATTAGGCAAAGGCGATTCGTTGATCGGGCGGTTGATGCTGTTCGATGCGTTGAAGATGAAGTTCCGCGAGCTTAAGCTGCGCAAGAATCCCGAGTGCCCGATCTGTGGCGTCAATCCTACTATTCACGCATTGATCGACTACAACGAGTTTTGCGGAGTGACTCATCAGCCGCAGGTCGAGGTTGGCGCGGACTTCGAGATCACACCGGTTGAGCTGAAAGCCAAGATGGACGGCGGCGAGGACTTCGTGCTCGTAGATGTGCGCGAACCGGAAGAGTACGCGATATGCCGGATACCCGGCGCGAAGCTGATCCCAAAAGCCACTGTGCCCGAACGGCTGCACGAGTTGTCCACCGCCGATGAAATCGTAGTGCATTGCCGAAGCGGAGTCCGCAGCGGACAAGTGGTCGAGCTTATGAAGCAAGCGGGTTATCGTAAGGTCAAGAACCTGGTCGGCGGCATCTTGCGTTGGTCTGATGATGTGGATCCGACTGTGCCGAAGTATTGA
- a CDS encoding HEPN domain-containing protein — protein sequence MNRNDLIGLARTRLREAKSLLDSDHHAGAYYLAGYVVECALKACIAKETKRHDFPDKSKVNASWTHQLTRLVDTAGLSASLDAESKIDPKFAWCWGVVKEWTEESRYITVSEKQARDLLTAITDSRHGVLKWLRRYW from the coding sequence ATGAACCGAAATGACTTGATAGGACTCGCTCGCACTCGGCTCAGAGAAGCGAAGTCCCTATTGGATAGCGATCACCACGCGGGTGCTTACTACCTGGCCGGCTACGTAGTAGAATGTGCGTTGAAAGCCTGTATTGCGAAGGAGACAAAGCGGCACGACTTCCCGGATAAGAGTAAGGTGAACGCAAGTTGGACTCACCAACTTACGCGTTTGGTCGACACCGCAGGGTTGTCTGCCTCGCTTGATGCAGAGAGCAAAATCGATCCAAAGTTCGCTTGGTGCTGGGGCGTGGTCAAAGAATGGACTGAAGAAAGCCGCTACATTACTGTGAGCGAGAAACAGGCGCGCGATCTCTTAACTGCGATCACTGATAGCAGGCACGGAGTACTAAAGTGGTTAAGACGTTATTGGTAG
- a CDS encoding FAD-linked oxidase C-terminal domain-containing protein, whose translation MRGSPALPAKVADQLKRLLGKQFVLTEPDELFVYEADALTIHKHLPSAVVIPGTAEEVAAAVKILADAQIPFTPRGAGTGLSGGALSLSGSVIFELARLNKILKIDYENRLAVVETGVINIHLSQATSSHGYHYAPDPSSQMACTIGGNVAENSGGPHCLKYGMTVNHVLAVEVVLPSGEMVTLGGGGVDAPGYDLLGVFVGSEGTFGIATKATLKLTRLAQGIKTLLAEFMTVTDASRSVSEIIAGGILPAALEMIDQATIRAIENSIFAGGFPTDVAALLIIEVDGLSAGLEETAARAVEICQRNNARAVRVAKDAAERDRLWAARKRAFGAMGRIKTDLMVQDAVIPRSRLPEVLDEIYRIAERYSLTVANVFHAGDGNLHPNISFDGRDPDQVRRVEGASKEIMQLCVGVGGSITGEHGVGMDKIESMRLIFSESDMQRMLAVKDVFNPHGLCNPGKVIPTFKTCRYCGFGMEDFRHRLLTPHGMSAG comes from the coding sequence ATGAGGGGATCGCCCGCTCTTCCCGCCAAGGTAGCAGATCAGCTTAAGCGTCTGCTCGGCAAGCAGTTCGTGCTTACCGAGCCCGATGAGTTATTCGTCTATGAAGCTGACGCGCTCACCATTCATAAGCACCTTCCTTCCGCCGTAGTCATTCCGGGAACCGCCGAAGAAGTAGCCGCCGCGGTGAAGATACTCGCGGATGCGCAAATACCCTTCACACCGCGAGGCGCGGGCACCGGGTTGTCCGGAGGCGCGCTGTCACTTTCGGGCTCGGTGATCTTCGAGTTGGCCCGGCTCAACAAGATCCTAAAGATCGATTATGAGAACCGTCTCGCTGTTGTCGAGACCGGGGTGATCAATATTCACCTGTCGCAAGCAACGTCGTCGCACGGATATCACTATGCGCCGGACCCTTCGAGTCAGATGGCATGCACGATCGGGGGCAACGTCGCCGAGAACTCGGGCGGGCCTCATTGTCTGAAGTACGGGATGACTGTCAATCACGTGCTGGCGGTTGAAGTGGTGTTGCCTTCGGGCGAGATGGTGACGCTCGGCGGAGGCGGCGTTGACGCCCCGGGCTACGACTTGCTCGGTGTGTTCGTTGGTTCCGAAGGCACGTTCGGCATTGCGACTAAGGCGACTCTTAAGCTGACGAGGCTGGCGCAAGGCATCAAGACTCTGCTTGCGGAATTCATGACTGTGACCGACGCGAGCCGCAGCGTTTCCGAGATCATCGCAGGTGGAATACTGCCGGCAGCGCTCGAGATGATCGATCAAGCTACGATCCGGGCGATCGAGAATTCAATCTTCGCCGGCGGGTTCCCGACTGACGTCGCCGCGTTGCTGATCATTGAGGTTGACGGGCTCAGCGCCGGACTTGAAGAAACGGCTGCGCGCGCGGTTGAGATCTGTCAGCGCAACAATGCTCGCGCGGTCCGCGTCGCGAAGGACGCCGCCGAGCGCGACCGATTGTGGGCGGCTCGCAAGCGCGCTTTCGGGGCAATGGGCAGGATCAAAACCGACTTGATGGTGCAAGACGCAGTTATCCCGCGCTCGCGTTTGCCGGAGGTGCTCGATGAAATCTACCGCATCGCCGAGCGCTACAGCCTGACGGTCGCGAATGTGTTTCATGCGGGCGACGGCAATCTTCATCCGAACATCAGCTTCGACGGACGCGATCCGGACCAGGTTCGGCGTGTGGAAGGCGCGTCAAAAGAGATCATGCAGTTATGTGTGGGCGTGGGCGGCTCGATCACAGGCGAGCACGGCGTCGGAATGGACAAGATCGAATCCATGAGGTTGATTTTTTCGGAGAGCGACATGCAGCGGATGCTCGCGGTGAAGGACGTGTTCAATCCACACGGGCTCTGCAATCCGGGCAAGGTAATCCCGACATTCAAGACTTGCCGTTACTGCGGATTCGGGATGGAAGACTTCAGGCACAGGTTGCTCACGCCTCACGGAATGAGCGCCGGTTGA
- a CDS encoding Uma2 family endonuclease: MSAATTDYLAAIAHLPAGAVLRIDDVPWEEYENLLADLGEGYAVRIFYDNGRMEIMAPASTHEKPKSVIHTLVTALRDELDIDVESLGSTTLRKEIRAAGAEPDDCFYIQNAALVIGKEDLNLTHDPPPDLVVEIDWTSSSLDRFAIYAALGVPEIWRLARRQLRIHLLAGDRYEESPISRAFPFVTAHVLSEFIARGLKEGERKVASAFREWVREHHHPPQ, encoded by the coding sequence ATGAGTGCCGCAACTACCGATTACCTCGCAGCCATCGCGCACCTGCCAGCCGGAGCAGTGCTGCGCATCGACGACGTGCCTTGGGAAGAGTACGAAAATCTGCTTGCTGATCTGGGTGAAGGCTATGCAGTCCGCATCTTCTACGACAACGGGAGGATGGAAATCATGGCCCCAGCATCTACGCATGAAAAACCAAAGAGCGTTATCCATACTCTCGTCACCGCCCTGAGAGATGAACTGGATATCGACGTCGAATCGCTTGGCTCGACTACTCTCAGAAAGGAGATTCGAGCCGCGGGCGCCGAACCTGACGACTGCTTTTACATCCAGAACGCTGCGCTTGTCATCGGCAAAGAGGACCTAAACTTGACGCACGATCCCCCGCCGGACCTTGTGGTGGAAATCGATTGGACGAGTTCGTCGCTGGATCGGTTTGCAATCTACGCTGCGCTCGGTGTGCCGGAGATTTGGCGGCTGGCTCGGCGCCAACTGAGAATCCATCTTTTGGCCGGTGACCGCTACGAGGAGTCGCCCATCAGCCGCGCGTTCCCGTTTGTCACGGCCCACGTTCTTTCTGAGTTCATAGCACGTGGACTTAAGGAAGGAGAGCGAAAGGTAGCAAGTGCCTTTCGTGAATGGGTACGCGAGCACCATCACCCGCCTCAATGA